A genomic window from Litoreibacter janthinus includes:
- a CDS encoding ATP-binding protein: protein MSQSADFMELTEDDIRKHYAAAVAMLEGVDHTPRIATAKEALQTEKSAGLGTRRRFRSTTPGLVTRSTARPEGVRLIERVESVGEDALPSAIQASVLHGIRRALAIALAAGEAFSEATGLSELKKENLAGRVAEARRAEFGELLAAEALATLFTFANATSFLLASQASETSVEIGAVEEILSDNAQLALHGALWELDQDLTLFASDDAKLVATVLAYAEQVMEKAALRAQNTPRLAAFNSASYRVEADNLTINGFTPAHAAKGSKLTMTFKKPNEVVGNHIAKYQSMKLAKMLMAYDFDRKLNPFAELGGFIFTFMGDGAPGTGKTTLIQMMAGLVSGYCETAGYPFRYQNLSTDNIDSYQGKSGQNAKAFINNVIDPNVIGFGTIDDIDQLAGKRGDRQSSAGQLEITAVLMESFAGANTVVRGNCTFGMFSNYPENVDDALRQRAGARFLVDGPITRDDYIDILALLMGKNHDIPLGEHTVFAAQEIKKAVAASFEGHSKPHEDGLLQVYERVSKDIGSLDTIAKLGTYLKGIQEADHRFTGRAIKNITDAVKVRAMDFELPDEWMEEPDLFLFKSYDEKKGMIEELRQPITVDMVIQEINRYADSEFRYADKSDEVAIANMVREFGLSEEAKRRYLESKGGI, encoded by the coding sequence GTGAGCCAATCAGCTGATTTTATGGAACTGACCGAAGACGATATTCGCAAACATTATGCGGCTGCCGTCGCAATGCTGGAAGGCGTGGACCACACACCGCGCATTGCCACTGCAAAAGAGGCACTGCAGACCGAGAAATCAGCGGGCCTTGGTACCCGCCGCCGGTTCCGTTCAACCACTCCTGGCTTAGTGACCCGCTCTACTGCGCGCCCCGAGGGCGTGCGTCTGATCGAGCGTGTCGAAAGCGTGGGCGAAGATGCCCTGCCATCTGCCATTCAAGCCAGCGTGCTTCACGGCATTCGCCGCGCTTTGGCGATTGCTCTCGCGGCAGGCGAGGCGTTTTCTGAAGCCACCGGACTGTCGGAGCTTAAGAAAGAAAACCTCGCTGGCCGTGTGGCCGAAGCACGCCGCGCAGAGTTCGGCGAGTTGCTGGCGGCGGAAGCCTTGGCGACATTGTTCACTTTCGCCAATGCCACGTCGTTCCTGCTGGCGTCACAAGCCAGCGAGACGTCGGTGGAGATCGGCGCTGTCGAAGAAATCCTATCTGATAACGCGCAATTGGCGCTACATGGCGCGTTGTGGGAGCTGGACCAAGATCTGACCCTGTTCGCCAGCGACGACGCCAAGCTGGTTGCCACAGTTCTGGCCTATGCCGAGCAGGTGATGGAAAAGGCCGCGTTGCGTGCGCAGAATACCCCACGGTTGGCGGCGTTCAATTCTGCGTCCTACCGCGTCGAGGCGGACAATCTGACGATCAACGGCTTCACCCCCGCCCACGCGGCCAAGGGCAGCAAGCTGACGATGACCTTCAAAAAACCGAACGAGGTCGTCGGCAACCACATCGCCAAATACCAGTCGATGAAGCTGGCCAAGATGCTGATGGCCTACGACTTCGACCGCAAGCTGAACCCGTTTGCGGAGCTTGGCGGCTTCATCTTTACCTTCATGGGCGACGGCGCGCCGGGGACGGGGAAAACCACGCTGATCCAGATGATGGCGGGGCTGGTCTCGGGCTATTGCGAGACAGCGGGCTATCCGTTCCGCTACCAGAACCTGTCGACGGATAATATCGACAGCTATCAAGGTAAATCAGGCCAGAACGCCAAGGCGTTCATCAACAACGTGATCGACCCGAATGTGATCGGGTTTGGCACCATTGACGACATCGACCAGTTGGCGGGTAAACGCGGCGACCGGCAGTCGAGCGCCGGTCAGCTGGAAATCACCGCCGTGCTGATGGAATCTTTTGCGGGCGCCAACACCGTGGTGCGCGGGAATTGCACGTTTGGGATGTTCTCGAACTACCCTGAAAACGTCGACGACGCCTTGCGCCAGCGGGCGGGCGCGCGGTTCCTTGTGGACGGGCCGATCACGCGGGACGACTACATCGACATTCTGGCACTGCTGATGGGCAAGAACCACGACATCCCCTTGGGCGAACACACGGTCTTCGCCGCGCAAGAGATCAAGAAGGCCGTTGCCGCATCGTTCGAGGGGCACTCGAAACCCCATGAGGACGGCTTGCTGCAGGTCTACGAGCGGGTGTCGAAGGACATCGGTAGCTTGGATACGATTGCCAAGCTCGGGACGTACCTGAAAGGCATCCAGGAGGCCGACCACCGCTTCACCGGCCGCGCGATCAAGAACATCACCGACGCCGTAAAGGTGCGGGCGATGGACTTCGAGTTGCCGGACGAATGGATGGAGGAGCCGGACCTGTTCCTGTTCAAATCCTATGACGAGAAGAAGGGCATGATCGAGGAGCTACGCCAGCCGATCACGGTCGACATGGTGATCCAGGAAATCAACCGCTACGCCGATAGCGAGTTCCGCTATGCCGACAAGTCGGACGAGGTGGCGATTGCCAATATGGTGCGGGAGTTTGGTTTGAGTGAGGAAGCAAAGCGGCGGTATTTGGAGAGTAAGGGTGGCATATGA
- a CDS encoding alpha/beta hydrolase, which yields MSKTQQELDLEYENGAFIPNAQSYVDAWEAASAALRAAKTGEYDVAYGDNPRAKYDLIRPDGPAKGLFIFVHGGYWLQRHKDDWTCFGEGALTAGWAIAHPGYPLAPEVRISEITKHVAQAITALAEQTDGPIVLAGHSAGGHLVARMAMPGVLSAYVAARLSHVLSISPVSDLRPMLPLTMNDTLRLDAAEAQAESPVLGHSLDVPVTVAVGSQERPVFLDQARWLAEAWGVGHMILPGRHHFDVIDVLRDAKSPILRAALS from the coding sequence ATGTCGAAAACTCAGCAAGAGCTTGATCTGGAATATGAAAATGGCGCCTTTATCCCCAACGCGCAAAGCTATGTGGACGCGTGGGAGGCGGCATCGGCGGCGCTTCGCGCGGCGAAAACGGGCGAGTATGATGTGGCCTACGGCGACAACCCTCGCGCAAAATATGATCTGATCCGTCCCGATGGCCCTGCGAAGGGTCTCTTTATCTTCGTGCACGGCGGCTACTGGTTGCAGCGGCACAAGGATGACTGGACCTGTTTCGGTGAGGGTGCCTTGACCGCGGGATGGGCCATTGCGCATCCGGGCTACCCTCTGGCACCAGAGGTTCGGATCAGCGAGATTACAAAACATGTCGCGCAGGCTATAACGGCTCTGGCAGAGCAGACCGACGGGCCGATTGTTTTGGCAGGGCATTCGGCGGGCGGGCATTTGGTGGCGCGCATGGCCATGCCGGGCGTTTTGTCAGCATATGTGGCCGCTCGATTGTCTCATGTATTGTCGATATCGCCCGTTTCGGATCTTCGCCCGATGCTTCCGTTGACGATGAACGACACGTTGCGCTTGGATGCCGCAGAAGCGCAGGCAGAAAGCCCTGTTTTGGGGCATTCATTGGATGTGCCAGTGACTGTGGCGGTCGGTTCGCAAGAGCGCCCGGTGTTTCTGGACCAAGCCCGATGGTTGGCCGAGGCATGGGGCGTAGGCCACATGATTTTGCCAGGACGCCACCATTTCGATGTGATTGACGTCTTACGTGATGCGAAAAGCCCCATCTTGAGAGCTGCGCTGTCGTAA
- a CDS encoding RNA polymerase sigma factor, with protein MKTSDEALAQAASDGDSEAFSLLVRRHYDRLFRLSWRLTGHRADAEDLTHDILAALPAKLRAFRADSKFTTWLYRVTLNAATDRARKSQRRRRAREGWGQDYTRRAAEAAEGAEAQDWLANAMRALPPELRETVVLTLGEELTQAQAAEVMGLSEGTIAWRMSEVKRHLREMAKEGAR; from the coding sequence ATGAAAACCAGCGACGAGGCATTGGCGCAAGCCGCGAGTGACGGGGACAGCGAGGCATTCAGCCTTCTGGTCAGGCGTCACTACGACCGGTTGTTCCGATTGTCTTGGCGATTAACCGGCCACCGCGCCGATGCTGAGGACTTGACGCATGACATTCTGGCAGCGCTCCCTGCCAAATTGCGCGCTTTCCGTGCAGACTCCAAGTTCACGACGTGGCTCTACCGCGTGACCTTGAACGCCGCGACCGATCGCGCTCGCAAGTCACAGCGCCGCAGGCGTGCCCGCGAAGGCTGGGGCCAAGACTACACCAGGCGCGCAGCTGAGGCCGCAGAAGGTGCCGAGGCACAAGACTGGTTGGCCAACGCCATGCGCGCCCTGCCGCCTGAACTGCGCGAGACCGTGGTGCTGACTTTGGGCGAAGAACTGACGCAAGCCCAAGCAGCTGAGGTTATGGGGCTGTCGGAAGGAACAATTGCGTGGCGTATGTCAGAAGTGAAACGCCACTTGCGCGAAATGGCCAAAGAGGGGGCCAGGTAG
- a CDS encoding vWA domain-containing protein: MPEFEDELDKLRAALREAPAPDEATKEAALRRAEENFERLQGSASAARPTDISPKRAGFLKGLGQMFMKPNLKPMMLATSSLVIVGVGVVLTMPLLREQSAPALRNEAVASKPSPVSISELSEAANDAEQESPRARAATSQPAPERDDATASVAAPGPMRMAKSAEGFSAQGVAVSNLTTSSPPLRDRLPQSGISQSRDQFLDVSYNPLKVTSEEPVSTFSIDVDTASYSWVRSSLSRGQMPDPNSVRVEEMVNYFPYAYPAPEGDVPFRQTVTVSETPWNTDTQLMHIAIQGAQITDRPPLNLVFLLDTSGSMQDANKLPLLVQSFRLMLGQLHPEDEVAIVTYAGSAGTVLEPTKASERRKIEDALLRLSAGGSTAGGEGLRAAYTLADQMSRDGEVSRVLLATDGDFNVGMQSDAELKSFVEQKRQSGTYLSVFGFGRGNVNDALMQTLAQNGNGQAAYIDTLAEAQKVLVDQLSGAMFTIAQDVKIQVEFNPATVAEYRLIGYETRALRREDFNNDRVDAGEIGAGHTVTALYEITPVGSDAVLTDPLRFGSTVEDGNTSDLAFLRLRYKEPGVTQSKLLEEVVPVGVQNAGPEASFGAAIAGFAQLLRGETALGDWNYADAVALANANKGSDEFGYRAEAVQLIRLAESMSRN; this comes from the coding sequence ATGCCAGAATTTGAAGACGAACTAGACAAACTCCGCGCCGCATTGCGCGAGGCACCAGCGCCAGATGAAGCCACCAAGGAGGCCGCCTTGCGCAGGGCAGAAGAAAATTTTGAACGCCTCCAAGGATCGGCCTCTGCCGCACGTCCTACAGATATTAGCCCCAAGCGGGCAGGATTTTTGAAAGGACTTGGACAGATGTTTATGAAACCCAATTTGAAGCCGATGATGCTGGCAACGTCATCTCTGGTGATTGTCGGCGTTGGCGTGGTGCTGACAATGCCCCTTCTGCGAGAGCAATCAGCTCCGGCATTGAGAAACGAGGCCGTTGCGTCCAAGCCAAGTCCCGTATCGATCTCTGAATTGAGCGAGGCGGCGAATGACGCCGAGCAAGAGTCGCCGCGCGCGCGCGCGGCGACGAGCCAACCGGCTCCGGAGCGTGACGATGCAACCGCAAGTGTGGCTGCCCCAGGGCCGATGCGAATGGCTAAAAGTGCCGAGGGCTTTTCGGCGCAAGGAGTGGCCGTGAGTAACCTCACAACTTCCTCGCCGCCACTTCGCGACCGTCTGCCTCAGTCTGGCATCTCCCAGTCTCGCGACCAATTTCTTGATGTTTCATATAATCCTTTGAAGGTGACATCCGAAGAACCTGTTTCCACCTTCTCAATCGACGTGGATACGGCCAGCTATTCTTGGGTCCGCTCCAGCCTGTCGCGCGGCCAGATGCCAGACCCCAATTCGGTGCGGGTCGAGGAAATGGTGAACTACTTCCCTTACGCTTACCCCGCACCTGAAGGCGACGTGCCATTCCGCCAAACCGTGACTGTCAGCGAAACCCCATGGAACACAGACACCCAACTGATGCACATCGCTATTCAAGGCGCGCAGATCACGGATCGTCCACCGTTAAACCTTGTGTTCCTTCTGGACACCTCAGGCTCTATGCAGGACGCAAACAAGCTGCCTTTACTGGTGCAAAGCTTCCGCCTGATGCTTGGCCAGCTACACCCAGAAGATGAGGTTGCAATCGTCACCTATGCGGGCTCCGCTGGCACTGTCCTAGAGCCCACCAAAGCATCCGAGCGCCGCAAGATCGAAGACGCTTTGCTGCGCTTGTCGGCAGGTGGCTCTACTGCCGGCGGCGAAGGCCTGCGCGCGGCCTATACGCTTGCAGATCAGATGAGCCGCGACGGAGAGGTCTCGCGCGTTCTATTGGCCACCGATGGGGATTTTAACGTCGGTATGCAATCAGACGCGGAGCTAAAGAGCTTCGTGGAGCAAAAGCGCCAGTCCGGCACATATCTTTCGGTCTTCGGCTTCGGGCGCGGCAATGTGAACGACGCTTTGATGCAGACCCTTGCCCAGAATGGAAACGGCCAAGCCGCCTATATCGACACCTTGGCCGAGGCACAAAAGGTGCTGGTCGATCAACTTTCCGGCGCGATGTTCACCATCGCCCAAGACGTCAAGATTCAGGTGGAGTTCAACCCCGCCACCGTCGCCGAATATCGCCTTATCGGCTACGAGACCCGCGCGCTGAGACGCGAGGATTTCAACAATGATAGGGTGGACGCGGGCGAAATCGGGGCTGGCCATACGGTCACCGCACTCTATGAGATTACCCCTGTTGGCTCCGACGCTGTGCTGACCGACCCGCTGCGTTTCGGGTCAACTGTTGAGGATGGAAATACGTCTGACCTCGCGTTCCTGCGCCTGCGCTACAAGGAGCCTGGCGTTACACAAAGCAAACTGCTTGAAGAGGTCGTACCGGTCGGCGTTCAGAATGCAGGGCCCGAGGCGTCATTTGGCGCAGCGATCGCAGGCTTCGCGCAACTGCTGCGCGGCGAAACTGCACTGGGTGATTGGAACTATGCCGACGCCGTAGCACTCGCAAATGCCAACAAGGGCAGTGATGAGTTCGGATACAGAGCCGAGGCCGTGCAACTCATACGTTTGGCAGAAAGCATGTCGCGGAACTGA
- a CDS encoding F0F1 ATP synthase subunit B, giving the protein MKKLLTLAAVLPAPALAASGPFVSLHNTNFIVLLAFLLFIAVLFYFKVPGMLGGMLDKRAETIQSELDEAKALREEAQTLLASYERKQKEVAEQADRIVAEAKREAEAAAEQAKEDLKTSIARRLQSAEEQIASAEASAVREVRDRAVSVAIAAAADVVASKTSAADQNGLIDDAIAQVKAKLH; this is encoded by the coding sequence ATGAAGAAGCTTCTCACTCTTGCTGCAGTGTTGCCCGCCCCCGCGCTGGCCGCGAGCGGTCCTTTCGTGTCGCTGCACAACACAAACTTCATTGTGCTTCTGGCGTTCCTTCTGTTCATCGCAGTCCTGTTCTATTTCAAAGTTCCGGGCATGCTTGGCGGAATGCTCGACAAGCGCGCTGAAACCATTCAGTCCGAGCTTGATGAGGCCAAGGCCCTTCGCGAAGAAGCTCAAACCTTGCTGGCCTCTTATGAGCGCAAGCAAAAAGAGGTGGCTGAGCAAGCTGACCGCATCGTGGCCGAAGCCAAGCGTGAAGCCGAAGCAGCAGCTGAGCAGGCGAAAGAGGATCTGAAAACCTCCATCGCGCGTCGTCTCCAGTCTGCGGAAGAACAAATCGCAAGTGCTGAAGCTTCTGCCGTTCGTGAAGTTCGCGACCGTGCCGTATCCGTTGCCATCGCTGCTGCCGCAGATGTGGTGGCCTCCAAAACAAGCGCTGCGGATCAGAACGGTTTGATCGACGACGCAATCGCGCAAGTGAAAGCAAAGCTGCACTAA
- a CDS encoding F0F1 ATP synthase subunit B': MATETGEVVKESAGMPQLDFSTFDNQIVWLLITLVVIYFVLSRVALPRIGSVLAERAGTITNDIAAAEDLKQQALDAEAAYDKALIDARAEAGRIVGETKAAIQVDLDKAIAKADAEIAARSAEGEKAIAAIRDSAAESVATVAKDIAKDIVSAVAPGKIDAKSITAAVTAKMKG, encoded by the coding sequence ATGGCAACTGAAACCGGTGAAGTAGTGAAAGAAAGCGCGGGCATGCCCCAGCTTGATTTCTCGACCTTTGATAACCAGATCGTCTGGTTGCTGATCACGCTTGTGGTCATTTACTTTGTGCTGTCGCGCGTTGCGCTGCCGCGCATCGGATCGGTTCTGGCAGAACGTGCCGGCACCATAACCAACGACATTGCTGCCGCCGAAGACCTGAAGCAACAGGCTTTGGACGCGGAAGCGGCTTACGACAAAGCCCTGATCGACGCACGCGCCGAGGCAGGTCGGATCGTCGGCGAAACCAAAGCGGCCATTCAGGTCGATTTGGACAAGGCCATCGCAAAAGCGGATGCAGAGATTGCCGCCCGTTCTGCCGAAGGTGAAAAAGCGATCGCAGCCATTCGTGATAGCGCCGCTGAAAGCGTCGCGACAGTGGCTAAAGACATCGCAAAAGATATCGTGTCCGCAGTGGCTCCCGGCAAAATCGACGCAAAATCGATCACTGCCGCCGTCACTGCTAAGATGAAAGGATAA
- a CDS encoding F0F1 ATP synthase subunit C, translated as MEGDIAQMGQFIGAGLASVGMGGAAVGVGNVAGNYLSGALRNPSAAASQTATLFIGIAFAEALGIFSFLVALLLMFAV; from the coding sequence ATGGAAGGCGATATCGCACAAATGGGTCAATTCATCGGCGCAGGCCTGGCATCTGTTGGCATGGGCGGCGCAGCCGTCGGTGTGGGCAACGTTGCTGGTAACTACCTGTCCGGCGCTCTGCGCAACCCGTCCGCAGCTGCTTCGCAGACTGCAACACTGTTCATCGGCATCGCATTCGCGGAAGCTCTGGGGATCTTCTCGTTCCTCGTAGCCCTTCTGCTGATGTTCGCCGTTTAA
- a CDS encoding F0F1 ATP synthase subunit A — protein sequence MATEAHGAEEGGLVFHPMDQFIVKPLFGHGDVGAFTITNVTLWMALTVVCIILLLVIGTSRRAIVPSRSQSIAEMLYGFVYKMVEDVTGKDGVKYFPYIMTLFMFILVSNFLGLLPMAFTTTSHIAVTGVLAIFVFLAVTVLGFVKNGMGFLGLFWVSSAPLALRPILALIEVISYFVRPVSHSIRLAGNMMAGHAVIKVFAGFAAIAAISPLSILAITAMYGLEILVSGIQAYVFAILTCVYLKDALHPSH from the coding sequence ATGGCGACAGAAGCTCACGGCGCGGAAGAAGGCGGTCTGGTTTTTCACCCGATGGACCAATTCATCGTTAAGCCGCTGTTTGGCCATGGCGATGTTGGTGCTTTCACCATCACTAACGTGACGCTTTGGATGGCTTTGACAGTCGTCTGCATCATCTTGCTGCTGGTTATCGGCACCTCGCGCCGCGCTATCGTGCCATCGCGCAGCCAGTCCATCGCTGAAATGCTGTATGGCTTTGTCTACAAGATGGTAGAAGACGTCACCGGTAAAGACGGTGTGAAGTACTTCCCCTACATCATGACGTTGTTCATGTTCATTCTGGTGTCGAACTTCCTTGGCCTGTTGCCAATGGCCTTCACAACCACATCGCATATTGCGGTGACAGGTGTTCTGGCAATCTTCGTATTCTTGGCAGTCACCGTCTTGGGTTTCGTCAAAAACGGCATGGGTTTCCTGGGCCTGTTCTGGGTGTCTTCGGCGCCACTGGCGCTGCGTCCGATCCTGGCGCTGATCGAAGTCATCAGCTACTTCGTGCGGCCGGTGAGCCACTCCATTCGTTTGGCGGGCAACATGATGGCGGGCCACGCCGTTATCAAAGTGTTCGCGGGCTTCGCTGCCATCGCGGCAATCTCACCTCTGTCCATTCTGGCGATCACCGCCATGTATGGGCTCGAAATTCTCGTAAGCGGCATCCAGGCTTACGTGTTCGCAATTCTGACCTGCGTGTATCTGAAAGATGCGCTGCATCCTTCCCACTAA
- a CDS encoding AtpZ/AtpI family protein produces the protein MTEDPNKAQLDALSERIEGLKKTSQAEKPRGDEHYSGAQQGWRMVTELVAGLGIGLTIGYGLDWLFGTLPIFLVVFTLLGFAAGVNVMLRTAKEVQNEHVAKAASEKD, from the coding sequence ATGACCGAAGACCCGAATAAGGCCCAGCTCGATGCGCTGAGCGAGCGGATCGAAGGCCTCAAGAAAACCTCACAGGCCGAAAAGCCAAGGGGGGACGAGCACTATTCAGGCGCCCAACAGGGCTGGCGGATGGTGACGGAACTTGTTGCCGGTCTTGGGATCGGTCTGACCATTGGATACGGCCTGGATTGGCTGTTCGGCACATTGCCGATCTTTCTGGTGGTTTTCACATTGCTGGGCTTTGCGGCCGGGGTGAACGTTATGCTTCGCACCGCCAAAGAAGTCCAAAACGAACATGTGGCCAAAGCGGCCAGCGAGAAGGATTGA
- a CDS encoding ArsR/SmtB family transcription factor has protein sequence MSASLDTTFAALADSTRRAILTMLLEDDMAVTDVAEPFDMSLAAISKHLSILTRAGLISQEKRGRVKWCKLEPDAMRSAIVWIESFGQLEALNFEAFERFLDNELGS, from the coding sequence ATGAGCGCGTCACTAGACACAACCTTTGCGGCCCTTGCCGATAGTACTCGAAGGGCAATCCTGACGATGTTGTTAGAAGACGACATGGCTGTCACGGACGTGGCCGAACCCTTCGATATGTCTCTTGCTGCGATTTCCAAGCACCTGTCCATCCTGACCCGTGCCGGCCTGATATCTCAGGAAAAACGCGGTAGAGTCAAATGGTGCAAACTTGAGCCCGACGCCATGCGGAGCGCAATTGTCTGGATCGAGAGCTTCGGCCAACTAGAAGCGTTGAACTTCGAAGCTTTCGAGCGCTTTCTAGATAATGAGCTTGGCTCCTGA
- a CDS encoding DMT family transporter codes for MTPSRRGHLAMLLFSVLVAGSFALGSLAANEIAPAALNAVRFMIAAAVIGVAAFVTTGLPRAAMVAPWRYLVLGGLLAAYFVLMFEGLKTAPPVSAAAVFTLTPLLSAGAGYALLRQILTPRMALALVLGGAGALWVIFRADISALLAFEIGRGEAIYFVGCAAHAVYTPLVRKLNMGESPVVFSFFTMLGGLGLLIVWGWSDLWATDWAALPPIVWITIFYVAVIASAMTFVLLQYAALRLPSSKVMAYTYLVPSWVIVWQLALGGPAPSLLVFAGVGLTVLALGMLLKE; via the coding sequence ATGACCCCTTCAAGGCGCGGCCATCTGGCTATGCTGTTGTTCTCCGTCTTGGTGGCCGGATCTTTCGCGCTCGGTTCGCTTGCTGCAAATGAAATAGCGCCTGCTGCATTAAACGCAGTGCGCTTCATGATCGCGGCGGCTGTGATCGGCGTCGCTGCCTTCGTGACGACAGGGCTGCCACGCGCCGCAATGGTCGCCCCTTGGCGATATCTGGTCCTTGGCGGGCTATTGGCTGCCTACTTCGTCTTAATGTTCGAAGGGCTTAAGACCGCGCCGCCCGTAAGCGCCGCAGCTGTATTCACTTTGACACCTTTGTTGTCAGCAGGTGCAGGCTATGCGTTACTGCGCCAGATACTGACCCCGCGAATGGCGCTGGCCCTTGTCCTTGGTGGAGCAGGGGCGTTGTGGGTGATCTTTCGCGCCGATATCTCGGCATTACTGGCCTTCGAGATCGGGCGCGGCGAGGCGATATACTTCGTCGGCTGTGCCGCCCATGCGGTTTACACTCCGCTTGTTCGAAAGCTGAACATGGGGGAGTCCCCGGTCGTATTTTCGTTTTTCACCATGTTGGGTGGGCTTGGGCTACTTATCGTCTGGGGGTGGTCGGATCTTTGGGCCACGGATTGGGCTGCGCTTCCGCCGATTGTCTGGATTACGATCTTCTACGTCGCGGTCATCGCTTCTGCCATGACCTTTGTTTTGCTGCAATATGCGGCACTGCGACTGCCATCGTCGAAAGTGATGGCTTATACCTATCTGGTGCCGAGCTGGGTGATCGTGTGGCAATTGGCACTTGGCGGACCGGCCCCGTCTTTGCTCGTTTTCGCAGGGGTAGGTCTTACGGTTTTGGCCTTGGGGATGTTGCTTAAGGAATAG
- a CDS encoding LysR family transcriptional regulator, with product MNIDNWDEYRTAYQVARLRTVSAAAEVLGVHHATVIRHIDSLEGKLGAKLFQRHARGYTPTEAGEDLLTVAAATEDQLTQLAGRIHGRGASVSGDLIVTCLPQMSPLMARTITKYQRDNPDIRAELIVDTRPLRLEYGEAHVALRAGAPGDDLDNIVQELARLPMGLYAHKDYIFRHGPLNGIEDIPNHRFCRISTINPRAPFMKWIGEHVPEENVVYRCSDTNSVEDAVIAGAGIGFLPAYIGNEHPDMKEVMPSDPTWSSTFWCVTHVDLHRTAKVHSFVTFLKEEAKGWADL from the coding sequence ATGAATATCGACAATTGGGACGAATATCGGACGGCTTATCAGGTTGCCCGCCTTCGCACGGTCAGCGCCGCTGCGGAGGTACTTGGTGTCCATCATGCTACAGTGATCCGTCATATAGACAGCTTAGAGGGTAAGTTGGGGGCCAAGCTGTTCCAGCGTCATGCTCGCGGCTACACCCCCACTGAGGCTGGGGAAGATTTGTTGACCGTTGCAGCGGCGACTGAGGATCAGTTGACGCAACTTGCAGGACGCATTCATGGCCGTGGGGCGTCGGTCTCGGGCGACCTGATCGTAACCTGCCTGCCGCAAATGTCGCCATTGATGGCGCGCACCATCACCAAATATCAACGTGATAACCCCGACATTCGCGCTGAATTGATCGTCGACACGCGTCCGCTTCGACTTGAATATGGTGAGGCCCATGTAGCTTTGCGGGCTGGCGCGCCGGGTGACGATCTGGACAATATCGTGCAGGAGTTGGCGCGCCTACCGATGGGGCTTTACGCTCACAAAGACTATATTTTCCGGCACGGCCCGCTGAATGGTATTGAAGATATCCCGAACCATCGCTTTTGCAGGATATCCACGATCAACCCTCGTGCGCCGTTTATGAAATGGATCGGCGAGCATGTGCCGGAAGAGAACGTGGTCTATAGGTGTTCTGACACGAATTCTGTCGAAGATGCAGTGATCGCAGGGGCCGGTATCGGGTTTTTGCCTGCATATATCGGCAATGAACATCCCGACATGAAAGAGGTTATGCCGTCCGATCCAACTTGGTCTTCCACATTTTGGTGCGTGACCCATGTGGATCTTCACCGGACCGCGAAAGTGCATTCTTTCGTTACCTTCCTGAAGGAAGAGGCCAAAGGGTGGGCCGATCTTTAA